In Maylandia zebra isolate NMK-2024a linkage group LG12, Mzebra_GT3a, whole genome shotgun sequence, a single genomic region encodes these proteins:
- the LOC143421405 gene encoding arrestin domain-containing protein 3-like, which produces MSPIKDFNVIYTATNDDDTVSPGDIIVGAVIFRLTKDVKVKSVSLKIKGDAFAQWSDGDTKYFAQRRYFKVKSYVVEKNPKGTVLPQGVNSLFFAFKLPDCDMPSSFQGKNGRISYIMEAKIARSWHWSSDAQKEIKFMSRSSPHTVQMMDPQSGSVSKNMGGRSRGQVQMSATINRGVCSPGETLSVVAKICNSSSKEMRPKFKLQQKIVYSCKKHTNPTFKTLCKMVGDTISPNSEQTVSCKIKIPGDIAPTLHNCDIISVEYYVKVYLDISFAFDPEVTFPLVILPSRLASIWPDEALGQSVGEGGAAKATSYNVHAVPTASGACQYPIPDPPQDDDIKGGNYNQLPQGATSLGLSAPAFTVDSMQQPAILQGEPSPLSTSIYQH; this is translated from the exons ATGTCTCCGATAAAGGACTTTAATGTGATTTACACAGCGACCAACGACGATGATACTGTCTCTCCGGGAGATATTATTGTAGGCGCAGTGATTTTCAGACTGACAAAAGACGTCAAAGTCAAGAGCGTTTCTCTGAAAATCAAAGGAGACGCTTTCGCGCAGTGGTCAGACGGCGACACAAAATACTTTGCGCAGAGGAGATATTTCAAAGTGAAGAGCTATGTAGTTGAAAAAAATCCTAAAG GCACTGTACTTCCCCAGGGGGTCAACAGTTTATTCTTCGCATTTAAACTTCCAGACTG tgacATGCCTTCATCCTTCCAGGGGAAAAACGGAAGAATTTCCTACATCATGGAAGCAAAGATAGCTAGGAGCTGGCATTGGTCCTCTGATGCACAAAAAGAGATCAAGTTTATGTCCAGGTCCAGTCCACACACTGTCCAAATGATG GATCCACAATCTGGTTCAGTGAGTAAAAACATGGGTGGTCGCTCCAGGGGACAGGTCCAGATGTCTGCCACTATTAATAGAGGTGTTTGTTCTCCAG GAGAAACTTTATCTGTTGTTGCCAAAATATGCAACTCCTCTTCCAAGGAAATGAGACCCAAATTCAAACTTCAACAGAAAATAGTGTACAGCTGCAAGAAACATACTAATCCCACCTTCAAGACTCTGTGCAAAATGGTCGGGGACACTATCAGTCCAAACTCAGAGCAAACTGTGTCCTGCAAAATTAAGATTCCTGGTGACATTGCCCCCACTCTCCATAACTGTGATATTATTTCAGTTGAATATTATGTCAAG GTGTATCTGGACATTAGTTTTGCCTTTGACCCAGAAGTGACGTTTCCACTGGTCATCCTTCCTTCCAGACTTGCTTCCATATGGCCCGATGAGGCTTTAGGACAATCTGTGGGGGAGGGTGGGGCAGCCAAGGCCACCAGTTACAATGTACATGCTGTACCTACAGCCTCGGGTGCTTGCCAATACCCCATCCCCGATCCCCCTCAGGATGATGACATAAAAGGAGGCAATTATAaccagttgcctcaaggtgctacTTCACTGGGGCTCTCAGCTCCAGCTTTCACAGTGGATTCAATGCAGCAACCAGCTATTCTGCAGGGAGAACCATCTCCATTATCTACTTCCATTTACCAGCATTAG